The Cervus elaphus chromosome 30, mCerEla1.1, whole genome shotgun sequence genome segment TCTCTCCAGAGTGTTTCTAGTGTTAATATGactaattatttatttgtaaagtatccatttatctatttatttggctgcatcaggtcttggttATCACGTCATGcgggatctttccttgtggcaACAGGCTGCacagttgtggcacaagggcttagctgcccctcagcacgtgggatcttagttccccgactagggatcgaacccgtgtcccctgcattgcaaggcgaccAGGCAAGTCTCTCTAGTAGTACTTACATGTATGGATTTACCAGACCCTTTGCTAAGTGCTTATGTGTATGAGCTCACTGAATCTTCACAACCGCCTATGATAGCGGCCACCTATGATCAAGGTGCTGTTAGTATGTATGTTAGTACATCCAGGGGACTGGGAAGGGATTTGACCTGAAGTCAAAGCCTGAAGCTTCATCCACATCGCTTTACCATGTAATAGGAGCTAAGGTCTTGATTTCAGTGGGCCTGCAGTTACCTATTGGCCCCCTTACTGTCAGGGCTCAAATGGAGATATGCACTTACCTGTGCCCTTTGTATGGGGTTTCCCCAGGAGCCagcggtaaagaatgtgcctgccagtgctggaggcgtgagttcgatccctaggtcgggaagatcccctggagaagggaaagacaacccactccatattcttgcctgagaaatcccatggacagaggagcctggcgggctacagtccatgacattgccaagagtcagacacgacttagcgactaaacaacaacaatgcttttTATGTACTGGAGCTCTTTCTGCTTCTGCCTTGAGCTTCTACACCTCTATTTGTGGcaatattttaagttaattattgGTAATCTAAAAGCTCCTGGACGTCCATGTAGTACTTTAAATAcactgtgactttttaaaataaaaaattaaccacTGGGAGCCaggcatctttctctttcttatggGCTGAGCTTCAATGTTATAACGGGAATTCACTAATGAAATAGACATAAAAACAGCCTCCCTAAAGATTTAAGATGGTCATATATTCTGTGATAATTGGTATTTTCCTAGTTAACTTCATCTTCGTTTGTGTACCTGCTACAAATGTTTAATTATGTTTGGTGACTCCATGTTTTATAATTTACActgtcttttatttcctcttactGTCCGAACAATTTGGTTAGATAGTAGGTGTATAATCTACTTTTTAAGCACATCAAGATAATTCTTTGGAGATGAACGTCCCCTGATGGCTACTTAGAACATCAAGAAATTTTACAACCTATGTATTTTTGGCATCTTTTGAGGGAAAGAGGATTAATTTATGGTATGTCTAACAATCCTGAATTCTTAACTGCCTTATCAAAAGAGTGAGTgtataaataagattttttttctttttattgcaggAAATGCAACATATTGTTAAATCACAGCACATTAGAGCAGAAAAAGGTAAGCGTGGACCTGTACAAATATTTGGAAACCCCTAAGGTGACTCCTCCTTGGGCTAACATGACTTCTTTTATTTCCAGCCATGGTGGAAGGTTCATGGTTAGATCTGGACAGAAGGAACAAGCCTGAGATTCAGCCCTTTGCCCATCTCACGATTAATGCCACTGACATCCCATCAGGTAAGTTTCGATTGCATCCAGCCTGAACAATATTTCAAGAATCATTTGTCAGCCCAACTGAATACTCAGTCTATTCTTAGCCTGTTACCAAAATTTTGAGAGCCTGTAACTTCTAGACCAGAAGAAAAGTCCTCTGGTCTTCAGTTCATCATCCACACCACGAAAACAGTGCTTCTCAATCATGCAGGAATGCACATCATCACTATATTCATTTTCAGGCCATCAGAGTGACTTTATGTTAAACAGCTGCCAGCTGAGGTGGCATAGCGGAGAAGAAGGGTCTCTTGGTATACTCATCTCTGTTTACCCAAGCCAAAGTTGACATATCCCCATGGTTGGCCTATGAGGTGCATGAATTCCTCCAGGTGGTCATATACTCGGGGCctcccaggtagttcagtgggtaaagaatccacctgcaatgcaggagaagtaggagatgtgagtttgatccctgggttgggacgatcccctggaggagagcatgttaacccactccagtactcttgcctggagaatcgcatgacagaggagcctggtgggctgccgtccacagggtcgcaaagagtcaaacacgcctgaagtgactgagtacacatgcacaGTCATACATTCAGCTGTCTCCTGCAGAGTGCCAGGTGGAAGCTTAGCAGAGTGATAtttcaggggcaggggccctctaGAAAATGAGACTctcttcttctccaggggtttgTCACTTTTTTTCAGGCTAGAAACTTAGCTTAGTGGAGTGGAGACctgattttcttttggaaatgaGGAGACTCAGAGCTCTGCGTCTACATGTACCCAATGTAGTCCGTCGTATAATCCCCAGTGGTTACTTCACATCAGGTTAGGTGAGCATAAAAAAGATTACAAGAACCTTATGATAGTGTCGACTCCatattggcacttgccatctgcctctacaaggattagATCATGGGCTGCTGTAGCTGTCggccttcaacaccccctgaagggagttcagggtggagatcaggagtgaggcactctgtactctgggaaaactggcaaaACATGTCTTTAGATAGATAGATGTTTGCAGGATCTGATTTTATGAGCTCGATCCATGTATCTTCTCATACCCaggaaagcactaaatcccttcatggtgacctCAGCTCCTCGTGACTAACAGAAAACTTTTGCAAAGATATTGCTTGATTgcactgaactcccccttcaccaaaaccatatatattgaccttccccctaCCTCTGTGGAGCAATTTTTCAGAGctgtctgaggtgctgtctcctaggctgcagtcctcattttgccccaaataaagctTAACTCGCATACAACTTAACTTGTAACTCTCacaattgtgaaaattttttaagtcaacaataGAGTTAACATGGAACATTACTATCGTTATACTATTTGTTGAATACACACTATCTGTCAAGCATTTTGCTTTGTATTCATTATCTCTATGTCTAATTATCTCTAATTCTACAACACTGCAAAATAGTGATTATCAGATTTTGCATATAGGGAAACCAAGATGTACCTAGTGTAAGTTACCTGATCCAGGCTACAACATGGCAGGCTTAGGAACTGGATTCCTCTCTAGTTGATTCCCAAGTCTGTACTTTTTGCTCTGTGGATTATCACATAAGTACCTTGTGGCCAGTTGGCTTTGTCAGAGGGAAATACATTCAGTGTTCTTATGTTCCTCTTTTCCCGTAGATGAATGCCGTTTTAGTAGCAGGTGTCTCAGGtctgactgcctgggtttgagGCCCCACTGAACTACTTCCTGATTGGATGACTTGTGTATATTATCGAAATCCTTTGTATGTCAGCTTCTTCATGGGGATGGTAATAGTATCTACTTCCTGCAGCAGCTATGAAGATTTAACCAGCTCGTGTACTAACATGCTTACATGGAAATGAGCATAGAGTAAGCACTCAGTGAATGTAATTTgttatttaaagtttaattaaataaatattctttttttccccaaaaaaatgATTCAAGGCAAATTTTTCTTGTgctctgctgtgctcagtcacttcagtcgtgttcgactctgcgaccctgtggactgtagcccgccaggctcctctgtccatgggattctccaggcaagaagtgggttgccattccctcctccagggcatcttcccaacccagggattaaacctgagtctcctgcattgcaggcagattctttacccactgagccacctgggaaacccaaaaggTTACCACTCCCATACCAGGAGTTGAACATGGGCCACCTGTATGAAAACCAGGAATCAAGACCATATGGgaagtgctattttttttaaaaatccaagtttTAATAAACAGTTTGAGGCCACTATTATATTTAATAGTATGGACCACAAAGGAATTTTGCCTGACTGCAGACATAGAAAGTGAGCAACCAACTCTTTGATTTTCAGAAGATTTTCCTCAACTATCTCTCCTGTCCCAGATATTTGCTTCATAAACAAATttactctttctctgtctctttctctctctgtgtatgtgCCTTATGGAactgttttaattttctgagtgGAAAACGATTTTGCATGTTAGCAGAGGCAATCAAATTAATACTGATCTATCATCTGTGTGTGCTGtgaatgtactctgcatttatcttttcagttCATTTTAAATGGCATATGATAAATATTGCATTAGACTGTGTGCCAAAGTCTATTTGGCAATAACAAGCATGTTTTAGTTATAAAGCTCTCCCTCCAGGCACATAGCATCAAATCATTGCCAAAAACAAGGCAAAAATCCTGGACATTTTCTGATGGTTATTGAGCTTGAGACAGAGTGAAATGAGCTAGTGTATGCTTCTGTTTAAGAAAATAGAGTTTGATCTTCCAGCTTGGTCAGTGCCTCCTTGAGTTCATCTGTCTCCTAGTTTGGACCAGGATTGGACACTTGGGAGAAAGATGGCTTTACGTTTGCATGTTCACTTGGCGTCTCTGTTTCATGCTTGTGCTTagctactcagtcgtgtccaactctttgcaaccccaaccccttggactgtagcccgccagggtcctctgtccatggggattctccagcaagaattctgtagtgggttgccatttcctcttccagcggatcttcccaacccagagatcaagtcctggtctcccacactgcaggtggattcttcaccatctgagccatgggcttccctgggtgctcagatggtaaagaatctgcctgtatcgcaggagacctaggtttgatccctgggttgggaagatcccctggagaagggaatggctacccatgccagtattcttgcccggaaaattctgtggacagaggagccatttCATACTTATTTATACTTGTTTACACATatgaaagaaatcagaatctGCCTTATACTGATATATTTCAAAGCTTCTTGAATTTTTATTGGGGAGTATTTTTGTGAGTATTTTGTGAGTATTCATGGCTTTCTTAAGGGGATTTCAGGCTAAATAGCTGGAAAGACTTCTCTAATAGCTAATAGCAGTGACTCTAGGGGTTGGGGAGGCTGGGAAGGCTGAAGGTCCTCTAGCGATAGATGCTCAGGCTTGTGTTGTGAGGTCCTCCAACCTGAtgggggcgctcttctcttcttttctcccagTGGCATCTCTTCATGAACCCTTCAGTTCACACTGATGGTTTTTCTCCTCTGCATACTGTGTGCATTCCATTCTTTGCTTGAACAGTTTCTCTCGCTCACAATGCTCACAatactctgccttttctcagcCCATCCACATTTGACCCAAGTCCTCCCTGTTCCCTGTCACTGGGCTGAACTCGCCTGATCGCCATTAATTTCTGCAGCTTCCACTAGCAAGTTGCTTTAACTGAAGTTCAACCATGTGTTATGTGACATGCAGAGATGAAAatgttacatttttcattttgcatgcccatttcttattttcttcacttCTAAGTCGTTAGTGCCTTGTGGGTACTCTGCTTGATATAATTCTTAATTATGGGTAGAATGAATGCCCATAGGAAGCACcaatcaaatatttactgaatgactgAATCAATCAGGAAGTGGATAAAAGTAAGTCTGTAAAGCAGGAAATTAGGGCACTCCTTCCACTTGAGGTAACAATGAGAGTGGCATGTGGCCAAGGTTTCTATATTCTTCCCTGCCTTCCCAGACCAATCTCCCAGCCCTTGGTCTAAGGCGAGCTGATCCATCCCATTGAGAGGACAGACCTCACCTTAGACATTCCTCTGCTCTCTGTTAAGGACCATCATGAAAGGAAGATAAAGTGTAAGGCCAATAATTGGTTGGATAAAGGATTGAATACACAAGTAGGGGAAGAAGGAGGTAACCATGTGATGATCTGAGACAGGAAACACCTTGCGTTTCATTAGCTTTGTCAATGGACTAGGTGGCTGTTTTCCAGCCCAGAGAAGTAACTTTGCTAGTGTTTATGAGGATGAGATGAACAGAGCCTGAGAGTCTCGTTTCTGAGTCAGTTGGGACCATGGAATGATACTTATATTTGGGGTGCTTTAGTCTGGGATGATCTGAAGTAGGACCTTGGATGAAGAAGGGTGTGTGTTCTGCTGGTTCTGGAGGCCGCAGTGCTTGTGATGGCGTCTCAGACTCACTCTAGCGCCCTCCGGTGGATAAGATGTGCAGTTCAGGAAGTCTGTCCTATTTCTGAATAGAGGGATTGGAAGCATTGACTTCTTTGCCTTTGAGGCCTAAGGATGGGTGGCCCTACTGTAGCTTGGATcctcctgcatttttttttttcctggtggagGAAGAGCCTGGTGTTGAGGTCCCCAGACAATATTCCAGCTGCCCAGTGGCCCTCTGCAGGTATTCTAGAAAAAGATGATGTAGGTGTTCAGGTTTCCCCAGGATTCAGGCCAGTCTTGAAATGTTCTGATTCTACAGGGTTCGCCCAAGGACCCACTCTAACCAAAGGGCTGTCAGCTCTGTGGATCCATGGAATCTACTGTAAGTGTAAGTTTCATGGACTGATTTCTCTTGGCTGACAGGCAGCCAAGAACTTCTCCCTGGCTGCAGAAACTGCTCCTAACCCCATTCTGAGATTCCTCGGCTCTGTTTTGCCTTGTTGGAATTCTAGCAGATGACAACCTTGATTTAGCGTAAGTAGTTACAAAATCCTCTGGTGGAAAACTTTGGATTTTCTGCAGTATAACAGCTTTTTTCTCCACTAGATGAGACCTTTCCCAGTTGGATAATGGATATccacataaatacaaatatttgatTAATGGGGTTTATCATGGATTTATCatgtcacaatttttaaagaagggcttccctggtggctcagtggcaaaaaaaaatcagcctgccaatgcaggagacatgggtttgatccctgagttgggaagatcccgtggagaagaaaatggcaacccaccccagtattcttgcctgggaaatcccatggacagaggaactgggtgggctacagtccgtggggccataAAAGAGccgaacatgacttagcagctaaacagcaaCGACAACAATTTCTAAAGACCTAGTAAAATACACTGAAAGGCCTGAAACAGTCAAAGCATTGGACACATTTAGATGACTTCTAGAAACTTCCACTACTCCAAAATCAGTGGCATGAACATTGGTTGTCACATTTCAAGTGTGAGAAGGGGCTAAAGGAGAATTCTGCTTTCTCAGAAGACATTTTTACCATCCTTTGGTCTTCACAAAAGACTGCATGAAGTTGTGAACCTGGGGAGGGCAATGCCAAGGATGTTTTCTCTGTGAACTTCCCTAGGGGAAGCTTTTCATTCCTGTGAACTTGGGAGGCATTTGGGCTGTTGGAGGAGGGGAGAATCAATGATTATGAGAATATAGTTTAAGAGTTTGACTTTTTAGTCAAAGTTGCTGCGACCCATATTTTCAGCTCCTTCTATGTACCTTTCTCCATGAATTAAAAGAGAAGGTGGGACCATGTGAAATCTGGATATTCTCTTCCTATActtgtttttttgctttcttgattCAGCTGCCTTTGGCTGATTCTCTTCCTTCCACCTTTATGCTCTGTAGACTGAATCCTATTACTTCTTTAGGTTATTAGGctcagtagggcttccctggtggctcagcagtaaagaacctgtctgcaatgcaggaggctcgggttcgatccctgggttgggaagatcccccagagaaggaaatggcaacccactccagtattcttgccaggaaaatcccatggacagaggagcctggcgagctacagtccctggggttgcaaagagttggactcaactgaagcaactgaacacacaagcCCAACAAAATCATTCTTGGTCCTTCTGGAAGGAAGTAATCTCTTTCCTTTGAATTCCCTTTGCAACATCCGCACCTGTCTTATCCAGGCCCGTGCCTTGCTTCCTGTCTGCACATATATCATGCTTATCTTTTGGTGCTGCAGGCTCCTTGAGGGAAAAGTGAGACCGTGTCTTTATCCCCTCTCAGGTGCCCAGCAGACAACACAGGGACATCTTATTGTACTTGTactttccttttagaaaataaattttgagaaGTCATTCTCCCAGTGGAACAATGACATCTCAGTACGTCTTTCTGCAACCTCACAGAATTGTGAGGCTATGCTTCTCGTTGCAGGAGTAAGTTTCAAATCGCATGCCTCTCCTTTCCTCAGGTTCCCACAAAGTGACTCTGTCCTGCTGGTACCATGACCGAGGTTGGGCCAAGATCTCCAACATGACCTTCAGCAATGGCAAACTAATAGTTAACCAAGACGGCTTCTACTACCTATACGCCAACATCTGCTTCCGACATCATGAGACTTCGGGAAACCTCAGTGCGAATTATCTTCAGCTGATGGTATATGTCACCAAAACCAGCATCAAAATCCCCAGCTCTCACACTCTGATGAAAGGAGGGAGCACCAAGTACTGGTCGGGGAATTCTGAGTTCCATTTTTACTCCATAAACGTGGGAGGATTTTTTAAGCTACGGTCTGGCGAGAAAATAAGCATTGAGGTCTCCAACCCTTCACTACTGGATCCAGATCAAGATGCAACGTACTTTGGGGCTTTTAAAGTTCGAGATATAGATT includes the following:
- the TNFSF11 gene encoding tumor necrosis factor ligand superfamily member 11, whose protein sequence is MRRASRDYTKYLRGSEEMGGAGAPHEGPLHAPPPPATPAAAAASRSTFVALLGLGLGQVVCSVALFLYFRAQMDPNRISEDDTHCINRIFKLHENTDLQDTTLESQDSKLIPDSCKRIKQAFQAAVQKEMQHIVKSQHIRAEKAMVEGSWLDLDRRNKPEIQPFAHLTINATDIPSGSHKVTLSCWYHDRGWAKISNMTFSNGKLIVNQDGFYYLYANICFRHHETSGNLSANYLQLMVYVTKTSIKIPSSHTLMKGGSTKYWSGNSEFHFYSINVGGFFKLRSGEKISIEVSNPSLLDPDQDATYFGAFKVRDID